Proteins encoded by one window of Sorangium aterium:
- a CDS encoding WD40/YVTN/BNR-like repeat-containing protein — MRAFIRRWGVERNEDAAGRRHGGRALCYAAALASAIAPMTTLGACFDTGAACGASFCPAGYVCDPDREGNPTCFARATGKRCDVPLTPDGNTCLQEDLKSVWGSGPNNIFAVGKGGTILHYDGSNWKFIPLGSIPRNSLNAVWGSGPKDVFVVGEEGTILHFDGERWEIIKHESIPQITLNSVWGNGPRDVLAVGDEGTILRFKDGQWKATTHESAPRASLNAVWGSGPQDIFAVGENGTILHFEGERWEAVNHESIPPKSLNSVWGSGPQDVFVVGEGGTILHFDGTGWTAITSAPTAQKTLNFVWGTRWDLSQYVVYVVGDDGMLLRHDSLGWSRRLPADASLNAIWGDALKFHIVGDNGVAISESVSVSPW; from the coding sequence ATGCGCGCATTCATCCGGAGATGGGGCGTCGAGCGGAACGAGGACGCCGCGGGTCGCCGGCACGGCGGCAGAGCGCTTTGCTACGCGGCTGCGCTGGCGTCCGCGATCGCGCCGATGACCACCCTCGGCGCGTGCTTCGACACCGGAGCCGCGTGCGGCGCGAGCTTCTGCCCGGCCGGCTATGTGTGCGACCCCGACCGCGAAGGCAACCCGACGTGCTTTGCGCGAGCCACGGGCAAGCGCTGCGACGTCCCGCTTACGCCAGACGGCAATACCTGCTTACAGGAAGACCTGAAGAGCGTGTGGGGGAGCGGGCCAAACAACATATTCGCCGTTGGCAAGGGGGGCACGATCCTCCACTACGACGGCAGCAACTGGAAATTCATACCGCTCGGATCGATCCCACGGAATTCGCTGAACGCCGTGTGGGGGAGCGGGCCCAAAGACGTGTTCGTGGTGGGCGAAGAAGGCACCATCCTTCACTTCGACGGCGAACGCTGGGAAATCATAAAACACGAGTCGATCCCACAAATAACATTGAATTCAGTGTGGGGAAACGGGCCGCGAGACGTGCTCGCCGTCGGCGACGAAGGCACCATCCTGCGCTTCAAAGACGGGCAGTGGAAGGCCACGACACACGAGTCGGCTCCGCGAGCATCATTGAACGCCGTGTGGGGAAGCGGGCCGCAAGACATATTCGCCGTCGGCGAAAACGGCACCATCCTGCACTTCGAGGGCGAGCGCTGGGAAGCCGTGAACCACGAGTCAATCCCGCCAAAATCATTGAATTCCGTATGGGGGAGCGGGCCGCAGGACGTATTTGTCGTCGGCGAGGGCGGCACCATCCTGCACTTCGACGGCACAGGCTGGACGGCCATCACATCGGCGCCGACAGCACAGAAAACGTTGAATTTCGTATGGGGGACCAGGTGGGACCTTAGCCAATATGTCGTCTACGTCGTCGGAGACGATGGCATGCTCTTGCGGCACGACAGCCTCGGCTGGAGTCGCCGCCTCCCAGCGGACGCTTCGCTCAATGCCATCTGGGGCGACGCCCTGAAATTCCATATCGTCGGCGACAACGGCGTGGCCATCTCCGAGAGCGTCTCCGTGTCACCGTGGTAG